One segment of Brassica napus cultivar Da-Ae chromosome C3, Da-Ae, whole genome shotgun sequence DNA contains the following:
- the LOC106384640 gene encoding transcription factor bHLH25, which yields MNMFSTRLFSDQELEENGIIQQYGMNTIMGEIPEAHHTLSHSFPTRMLTTNDPSYDDLIDMKPSKILETTYISPKLQPPPSFPIPPYSKPHFHHQPSSKILSFENATQNVMDYELSPTYQNSIFSPKVEAEVPPNWMNGKGAKRVQPLYKSQSNAQDHIIAERKRREKLTQRFVALSALVPGLKKMDKASVLGDAQKHIKYLQEKVGEFEEQKRERRLESMVLVKKSKLILDDNNQSSSSSCCEDDSSTLDLPEIEVKFSDKDVLIKILCEKQKGHVAKIMAEVEKFHFSITNSSVLPFGPTLDITIIAKVSIFIYMKNLLLILE from the exons ATGAATATGTTCTCCACAAGATTGTTTTCTGACCAG GAATTAGAAGAAAATGGCATCATACAACAATATGGCATGAACACAATAATGGGAGAGATCCCTGAAGCTCACCACACGCTTTCACACTCTTTTCCAACTCGTATGCTAACCACAAATGATCCTTCTTATGATGATTTGATCGATATGAAACCATCAAAGATCCTCGAGACAACTTACATATCACCAAAATTGCAACCACCACCCTCTTTTCCTATTCCTCCTTATTCAAAGCCTCATTTTCATCATCAGCCTTCCTCTAAAATTCTCTCTTTCGAGAATGCTACTCAAAATGTGATGGATTATGAGCTTTCTCCCACCTATCAAAACTCAATCTTCAGCCCCAAAGTTGAGGCTGAAGTGCCGCCAAATTGGATGAATGGGAAAGGGGCCAAGAGAGTTCAACCTTTGTATAAAAGCCAATCAAATGCTCAAGATCACATAATCGCCGAAagaaaacgtagagagaaactTACTCAAAGATTTGTAGCTCTTTCTGCTCTAGTTCCTGGTCTGaaaaag ATGGACAAGGCTTCTGTGTTGGGAGATGCACAAAAGCATATAAAGTATCTCCAAGAAAAAGTGGGAGAGTTTGaagaacaaaagagagaaagaagattaGAATCAATGGTTCTTGTGAAGAAGTCTAAGTTGATTTTGGACGATAATAATcagtcatcttcttcttcatgttgtGAAGATGACTCCTCGACCTTAGATCTTCCCGAGATAGAAGTAAAATTCTCAGATAAAGATGTTCTTATCAAAATCCTTTGCGAGAAGCAAAAGGGTCATGTTGCCAAAATAATGGCCGAGGTTGAGAAATTCCATTTCTCAATAACTAACTCAAGTGTTTTACCCTTTGGACCAACACTTGATATCACTATTATAGCTAAGGTatccatatttatatatatgaagaatTTGTTGTTAATTTTAGAGTAA
- the LOC106389761 gene encoding protein RMD5 homolog produces MELKSIKDAFDRVANKQKLSYTKTHEIIQLLSQELDKALSILQEAPPQFDHRSILADVKKTFMENQLDVALTKYPKFLEKQLNSDISKAYRHNIEFDTHVVNQIIANFLYRQGMFDIGDCFLAETGDESECSTRQAFVEMHQIVDAMEKRELGPALNWAASNSEKLKQTRSDLEMKLHSLRFLEIAKESQNSQEAINYARKHIAGYADSSSLYEIQKLFCSLLWSKNLGHSPYSKLLSPSRWDKAARELTRQYCNILLGEPSESALSTTLTAGTQALPVLLKYMNVTASSKKVDWQSMEQLPVAVELSEEFQFHSVFVCPVSKEQASDENPPMMMSCGHVLCKQTINKMSKNGAKSSFKCPYCPTDVDILRCRQLHF; encoded by the coding sequence ATGGAGTTAAAGAGCATTAAGGACGCGTTTGATCGCGTTGCAAACAAGCAGAAACTCTCATACACCAAAACACACGAGATTATTCAGCTGCTCTCTCAAGAACTCGACAAGGCCTTGAGCATATTACAGGAAGCACCACCACAGTTCGATCACAGATCTATCCTCGCCGATGTGAAGAAAACGTTCATGGAGAATCAGCTTGACGTTGCTCTCACCAAGTACCCCAAATTCCTCGAGAAGCAACTCAACTCCGACATATCAAAGGCTTACAGACACAACATCGAGTTCGATACACATGTGGTGAACCAGATAATAGCCAACTTCTTGTACCGTCAAGGAATGTTCGACATCGGCGACTGCTTCCTCGCCGAGACTGGTGATGAATCTGAGTGCTCCACAAGACAGGCTTTCGTCGAAATGCATCAGATAGTGGACGCTATGGAGAAGAGAGAGCTTGGACCAGCTCTTAACTGGGCAGCCTCAAACTCAGAGAAGCTAAAGCAAACAAGATCCGATTTAGAGATGAAGCTTCACAGCTTACGCTTCTTGGAGATAGCTAAAGAGTCCCAAAACTCCCAAGAAGCTATCAACTACGCGAGGAAACACATCGCGGGATACGCTGATAGCAGCTCCCTTTACGAGATCCAGAAGCTCTTTTGTTCTCTCTTATGGAGTAAAAACCTCGGACACTCGCCGTACTCTAAACTCCTCTCTCCCTCTCGATGGGACAAAGCAGCGAGAGAGCTGACGAGACAGTACTGCAACATCCTACTCGGCGAACCATCTGAAAGCGCGTTGAGTACAACGCTAACGGCGGGGACGCAAGCTTTGCCTGTGCTGTTGAAGTACATGAACGTGACGGCGAGCAGCAAGAAGGTTGATTGGCAGAGTATGGAGCAGCTTCCTGTGGCCGTGGAGCTGTCCGAGGAGTTTCAGTTTCACTCGGTGTTTGTGTGTCCTGTCTCTAAGGAGCAGGCGAGCGATGAGAATCCTCCGATGATGATGTCGTGTGGTCACGTGCTGTGTAAGCAGACGATCAACAAGATGTCGAAGAATGGTGCGAAGTCTTCTTTCAAGTGTCCTTATTGTCCCACCGATGTTGACATCCTGAGGTGTAGGCAGTTGCATTTTTGA